From the Rhizobium sp. ARZ01 genome, the window GCCTGCCATTCAACGATGCTTCCGGCGACCGCCTGCGCGACTGGTTGCAAGTGGACCGCGACCAGTTCTACGACCGAAGCCTCTTTGCGATCGTGCCCATGGGGTTCTGCTTTCCCGGTTACGACGACAAGGGCAGCGACCTGCCGCCGAGGCGGGAATGTGCGCCGCAATGGCGGACGAAGGTGCTGGCGGCGATGCCGCAGATCGAGCTTGTGCTGGCGGTCGGCCAGTATGCGCAAAGATGGCACCTGGGGGCATTGCGAGGTAAGTCGATGACCGAGACCGTGATGGCGTGGCGACGCTTTCTGGCCCGCAACGAGGGGCCACCGGTGCTGCCGCTCCCCCATCCGAGCTGGCGCAACACCGGCTGGTTGAAGCGCAATCCATGGTTTGCGGAGGAATTGCTTCCGGAACTCCGAAAGCGGGTGAAAACCTTAATCGTTTAAAAAATGGTTCTTTCTTTCGCCACGAGAGTCGTCTTAA encodes:
- a CDS encoding uracil-DNA glycosylase family protein; this translates as MAGPVTEEHLAEIEALRASIAACRICRDQPLGGSQFRLPHEPRPVAVLSETARILIAGQAPGLRVHETGLPFNDASGDRLRDWLQVDRDQFYDRSLFAIVPMGFCFPGYDDKGSDLPPRRECAPQWRTKVLAAMPQIELVLAVGQYAQRWHLGALRGKSMTETVMAWRRFLARNEGPPVLPLPHPSWRNTGWLKRNPWFAEELLPELRKRVKTLIV